A window of Astatotilapia calliptera unplaced genomic scaffold, fAstCal1.2 U_scaffold_28, whole genome shotgun sequence contains these coding sequences:
- the LOC113017917 gene encoding uncharacterized protein LOC113017917, protein MVILWITLLFLHRGNSLVPVKTVHVGETATLTCVLPNEELGSRKVQWYKQRVGDTLKLLVSLSGKPSSEFFQSRFSAHNSKDFSNLTIWNVAQEDEGMYHCGIDTWIKLEWSGTYLLVKGNTERTSNYIVVQQPTESNPLRPGDTATLQCSVLTNSENNTCSGHHNVFWFRDGSNKSLPNIIYTHGNRTDQCEKRSDPQDGCVYRFSKNVGSSDAGTYYCAVATCGEILFGNGTTLDVQESSASSQTASTVVFVLCAVMGINLIVTAVLIYLTKKTNNSDHKAPVLQKNLSDQKRQQIKDTQMFSAVVFAVMEADICNKKDAKAAEKQQIYTAIKAFGLD, encoded by the exons ATGGTCATCTTATGGATTACATTGCTTTTTCTTCATCGAGGAA ATTCTCTGGTTCCAGTGAAAACAGTCCATGTTGGTGAAACAGCAACATTAACATGTGTTTTACCAAATGAAGAGCTCGGCAGCAGAAAGGTTCAGTGGTACAAGCAGAGAGTCGGGGATACTCTTAAATTATTAGTGTCACTTTCTGGAAAACCTTCTTCAGAGTTTTTTCAGTCAAGATTTTCTGCACATAATAGTAAAGATTTTAGCAACCTGACCATTTGGAATGTAGCCCAAGAGGATGAGGGAATGTATCACTGTGGAATAGACACCTGGATTAAACTTGAATGGAGTGGGACATATTTGTTAGTAAAAG gaaacactgaaaggACATCAAACTATATTGTTGTACAGCAGCCGACAGAATCAAATCCACTCCGTCCAGGAGACACAGCAACTCTTCAGTGTTCAGTTCTGACAAATTCTGAGAACAACACATGTTCAGGACATCATAATGTTTTCTGGTTCAGAGATGGATCTAATAAATCTCTTCCAAACATCATCTACACTCATGGAAACAGAACTGATCAATGTGAGAAAAGATCTGACCCTCAGGATGGATGTGTTTATCGCTTCTCTAAGAACGTCGGCTCCTCTGATGCTGGGACCTATTACTGTGCTGTGGCCACATGTGGGGAGAtattatttggaaatggaaCTACACTGGATGTTCAAG AAAGCAGTGCATCATCACAGACAGCCAGTacagttgtttttgtgctttgtgcTGTCATGGGTATAAATCTCATTGTTACTGCTGTCCTCATTTACTtaaccaaaaaaaccaacaacagtgatcacaaag CTCCTGTCCTGCAGAAAAACCTTAGTGATCAGAAAAGACAACAG ATTAAGGACACACAGATGTTTTCTGCTGTTGTCTTTGCCGTGATGGAAGCTGATATTTGCAACAAAAAGGATGCAAAGGCAGCAGAGAAGCAGCAGATCTACACCGCCATCAAAGCTTTTGGGCTGGATTAG